A window of Symbiobacterium terraclitae contains these coding sequences:
- a CDS encoding flagellin — translation MRINTNMAALNAWRNMSVNNTHMSKSLEKLSSGYRVNRAADDAAGLAVSEKMRAQIRGLNMAVRNAQDGVSLVQTAEGGAQKIQDMLQRMRELAVQASSDTLTDNDRALLNEEFGNLADEIRRTSMSTKFNEKDLINSAAEALGALTIQVGPGTDPNSDHIEITLQSLEDTDLGVDKATLNINTKAAAQNAIGAIDTAINTVSVARANLGALQNRLEAAIETLQIQSENLTAAESRIRDADMAFEMAQFTKYQILQQASMAMLAQANTAPQAILSLLR, via the coding sequence GTGCGTATCAACACCAACATGGCTGCTCTGAACGCCTGGCGCAACATGAGCGTCAACAACACCCACATGAGCAAGTCCCTGGAGAAGCTCTCCTCGGGCTACCGGGTCAACCGGGCGGCCGACGACGCCGCCGGCCTGGCGGTTTCCGAGAAGATGCGGGCCCAGATCCGCGGCCTGAACATGGCTGTCCGGAACGCCCAGGACGGCGTCTCCCTGGTGCAGACCGCTGAGGGCGGCGCCCAGAAGATCCAGGACATGCTGCAGCGCATGCGTGAGCTGGCCGTCCAGGCCTCCAGCGACACGCTGACCGACAACGACCGCGCCCTGCTCAACGAGGAGTTCGGGAACCTCGCCGATGAGATCCGCCGGACCAGCATGTCCACCAAGTTCAACGAGAAGGACCTCATCAACAGCGCTGCGGAGGCCCTCGGCGCCCTGACCATCCAGGTCGGCCCGGGCACCGATCCCAACTCCGACCACATCGAGATCACGCTGCAGTCCCTCGAGGATACCGACCTGGGCGTTGACAAGGCCACCCTCAACATCAACACCAAGGCTGCCGCCCAGAACGCCATCGGCGCGATCGATACCGCCATCAACACGGTCTCCGTCGCCCGCGCGAACCTCGGTGCGCTGCAGAACCGGCTCGAGGCTGCCATCGAGACCCTGCAGATCCAGTCCGAGAACCTGACCGCCGCCGAGAGCCGTATCCGGGATGCGGACATGGCCTTCGAGATGGCTCAGTTCACCAAGTACCAGATCCTGCAGCAGGCCTCGATGGCCATGCTGGCGCAGGCCAACACGGCCCCGCAGGCGATCCTGTCGCTGCTGCGGTAA
- a CDS encoding flagellar motor protein MotB — MARTTRATRGDHEGGGGGHGGSNVHRWMVSYADFMTLMFIVFVVMFSFARVDTAKYTSLARSLAAALGPLGPDIAPLPARGQEGTAMPIIPPDRPGSLPDVPDWPAHLIAPPEEPPETNPVPPVEPPPAALEPSPEPSQVVTAEPGVPEEFVPPPEPVDPLAEVADIFRGLPGVRSGLIAVALEERGIVLSVAGSLLFNPGEYALRPEAAPYLAEVAEKLQGVELPIMVNGTADGSGEGAAGFELAALRAGAVVKFLSEQHGIPADRFVYFGYGDNSTNGDHVTIVVARKQPM; from the coding sequence ATGGCCCGGACGACAAGAGCAACGAGGGGCGATCATGAGGGAGGCGGCGGCGGTCACGGCGGCTCCAACGTTCACCGTTGGATGGTCTCTTACGCCGACTTCATGACCCTGATGTTCATCGTATTCGTGGTCATGTTCTCCTTCGCGCGGGTCGACACCGCGAAGTACACCAGCCTGGCCCGCTCGCTCGCGGCTGCCCTGGGCCCGCTGGGGCCTGACATCGCACCGCTTCCTGCGCGGGGCCAGGAGGGCACGGCCATGCCGATCATCCCGCCGGACCGCCCCGGAAGCCTGCCGGACGTGCCCGACTGGCCGGCGCACCTCATCGCGCCGCCTGAGGAGCCGCCGGAAACCAACCCGGTCCCACCCGTCGAGCCTCCGCCTGCTGCGCTGGAGCCCTCTCCGGAGCCCTCGCAGGTCGTGACGGCCGAGCCGGGCGTGCCGGAGGAGTTCGTCCCGCCGCCTGAGCCCGTCGACCCCCTGGCCGAGGTGGCAGACATCTTCCGCGGCCTGCCTGGCGTCCGCAGCGGTCTCATCGCCGTTGCGCTGGAGGAGCGGGGCATCGTGCTCAGCGTGGCCGGCAGCCTGCTCTTCAACCCGGGTGAGTACGCCCTCAGGCCCGAAGCCGCGCCCTACCTGGCGGAGGTGGCCGAGAAGCTTCAGGGAGTCGAGCTGCCGATCATGGTCAACGGCACCGCCGACGGGTCCGGCGAGGGCGCTGCGGGGTTCGAGCTCGCTGCCCTGCGGGCCGGCGCAGTGGTGAAGTTCCTGAGCGAGCAGCACGGCATTCCGGCAGACCGCTTCGTCTACTTCGGATACGGCGACAACAGCACGAACGGTGACCACGTGACCATCGTGGTTGCCCGCAAGCAGCCGATGTGA
- a CDS encoding flagellar motor protein — MDLATIGGLIFALVAIAVGAALEHVTLSSLLGSSAFLIVIGGTIGATIVSHTTEDLRSVPRGLRLSFSPPKQDYRAMIDLLVGLSEKARRNGLLSLQEDADQATNPVVHRGLTMAVDGADPEAVVSVMQSLSEQQANEILRGAAVFETAGGFAPTLGIMGTVMGLITIMGNLSDPDTLGPAIAVAFLATLYGLGSANLVFLPMSNKIKGIAKQQSHFNEMIIAGIEGIQAGENPRNLREKLSIYLPSGGGARGRAAAGAPAQEGA, encoded by the coding sequence TTGGACCTCGCAACTATCGGTGGGTTGATCTTCGCGCTCGTAGCCATCGCCGTCGGCGCGGCCCTGGAGCATGTGACGCTGTCGTCGCTGCTGGGTTCCAGCGCTTTCCTGATCGTGATTGGCGGGACTATTGGCGCCACCATCGTTTCGCATACAACTGAGGATCTGAGATCGGTGCCCAGGGGCCTGAGGCTGTCGTTTTCGCCGCCCAAGCAGGATTACCGGGCCATGATCGACCTGCTGGTGGGGCTCAGCGAGAAGGCCCGGCGCAACGGCCTGCTCTCCCTGCAGGAGGACGCCGATCAGGCGACCAACCCCGTGGTGCACAGGGGCCTGACCATGGCCGTGGACGGTGCCGACCCCGAGGCGGTCGTCAGCGTGATGCAGTCGCTCAGCGAGCAGCAGGCGAACGAAATCCTGCGCGGGGCTGCCGTCTTCGAGACCGCCGGCGGCTTCGCGCCGACGCTGGGCATCATGGGCACGGTGATGGGGCTCATCACCATCATGGGCAACCTGAGCGATCCTGACACGCTGGGTCCGGCCATCGCCGTCGCCTTCCTGGCGACGCTCTACGGGCTGGGGTCGGCCAACCTCGTCTTCCTGCCGATGAGCAACAAGATCAAGGGCATCGCCAAGCAGCAGAGCCATTTCAACGAGATGATCATCGCCGGAATCGAAGGCATTCAGGCCGGCGAGAACCCCCGGAACCTGCGTGAGAAGCTTTCCATCTACCTGCCTTCCGGAGGCGGTGCAAGAGGGCGCGCTGCTGCAGGCGCTCCTGCACAGGAGGGGGCATAG
- a CDS encoding TMEM165/GDT1 family protein — MESWKSALITFSVIFLAELGDKTQLMVMALAARSRAPHMVFFGAVAALVASSFFAVLAGDGLLRNIPPRYLRLITGGVFMAVGAALVSKAFR; from the coding sequence TTGGAGAGCTGGAAGTCGGCGTTGATCACCTTCAGTGTGATCTTTCTGGCTGAGTTGGGTGACAAGACCCAGTTGATGGTGATGGCGCTGGCTGCACGATCCCGGGCGCCGCACATGGTGTTCTTCGGCGCCGTGGCCGCCCTCGTCGCGTCCTCCTTCTTCGCGGTGCTGGCGGGCGACGGCCTGCTGCGCAACATCCCGCCACGGTACCTTCGCCTGATCACAGGCGGGGTGTTCATGGCGGTGGGTGCGGCACTGGTGTCAAAAGCGTTTCGGTAG
- the fliD gene encoding flagellar filament capping protein FliD: protein MSGLGLSGLISGGDTRAIIEKILRYELERIENRERDQQKLEKKQQAWRDVRSALTNIQSKLDALRLPFVYRSRKVTLTDESVATISAAQGSALTSYSLAVLSLAQTHVITQRDDRVVANPNAQLGISGTFRIGNDPADLKEITIEADDTLHSLADKINAANAGVRANVMAAGPDSYRLVLTSDASGTANAIRLEEVAGTPLQELGLLSGGGSIANELSAAQDAVFTLNGIQYVRATNTVDDAVPGLTITLKKVTGAGNPVQATVELDPDKVLESVKGWVDAVNSALSLMAKLTSYNTETREAGILNGEMQIRRLQTTLRSMVANEVSGLPHNWRTLMDVGISTGAYGSADYGKLVIDEKKFKEALAKDAEAVATLFGAMRVNPALEPGTSITVIGTGDGSGRLTDLINGVTDSDRFGSTGGGWEGVGAPSEANPHVIEITFASARTIDQIVLYQPDNLASLKAFTLEYWDETSGSWKALATVDDYNGAVYTANFDPKTTSRIRLSVTATHGDAPVRLTEIQVGQYNRGAAAEMSRYLRQLLDVESGMVENREKTLASQIKRIRDTIGRLEEQLTARQKQLEAQFARMEEALARLQAQGNAFAAMLMGFYS, encoded by the coding sequence ATGAGCGGATTGGGCCTCAGCGGCCTGATTTCCGGCGGTGATACCAGAGCCATCATTGAAAAGATCCTGCGGTATGAACTCGAGCGAATTGAGAACAGGGAACGGGATCAGCAGAAGCTGGAGAAGAAGCAGCAGGCCTGGCGGGATGTCCGGTCAGCCCTGACGAACATCCAGTCCAAGCTGGACGCCCTGCGGCTCCCGTTTGTCTACCGCTCGCGCAAGGTCACGCTCACCGACGAGTCCGTCGCCACGATCAGCGCCGCACAGGGGTCCGCGCTCACCAGCTACTCGCTGGCCGTGCTCAGCCTCGCGCAGACCCACGTGATCACGCAGCGCGACGACAGGGTGGTGGCCAACCCGAACGCCCAGCTGGGCATCAGCGGGACGTTCCGGATCGGCAACGACCCCGCTGATCTCAAGGAGATCACCATCGAAGCGGACGACACCCTGCACTCCCTGGCCGACAAGATCAACGCGGCCAACGCTGGTGTGCGGGCCAACGTCATGGCGGCGGGCCCCGACAGCTACCGCCTTGTCCTGACCTCGGACGCCTCCGGCACGGCCAACGCCATCCGCCTGGAGGAGGTGGCGGGCACGCCGCTGCAGGAGCTCGGCCTGCTCTCGGGGGGCGGTTCCATTGCCAATGAGCTCTCCGCCGCCCAGGATGCCGTCTTCACGCTGAACGGCATCCAGTACGTCCGCGCCACGAACACCGTGGACGACGCCGTCCCGGGGCTCACCATCACCCTCAAGAAGGTGACGGGCGCCGGCAACCCCGTCCAGGCCACCGTGGAACTGGACCCGGACAAGGTGCTGGAGAGCGTGAAGGGCTGGGTCGACGCCGTCAACTCCGCCCTCAGCCTGATGGCCAAGCTGACCAGCTACAACACAGAAACCCGCGAGGCGGGCATCCTGAACGGCGAGATGCAGATCCGCCGCCTGCAGACCACCCTGCGGTCCATGGTGGCCAATGAGGTCAGCGGCCTCCCGCACAACTGGCGGACGCTGATGGACGTGGGCATCTCCACCGGTGCGTACGGCTCGGCGGACTACGGCAAGCTGGTCATCGACGAGAAGAAGTTCAAGGAAGCCCTGGCCAAGGATGCCGAGGCGGTTGCCACCCTCTTCGGCGCCATGCGGGTCAACCCCGCCCTGGAGCCGGGCACCAGCATCACGGTCATCGGGACCGGCGACGGATCTGGCCGTCTCACCGACCTGATCAACGGGGTCACCGACAGTGACCGCTTCGGTTCCACCGGCGGCGGCTGGGAAGGCGTGGGTGCGCCGAGCGAAGCCAATCCGCACGTGATCGAGATCACCTTCGCCTCCGCCAGGACCATCGACCAGATCGTGCTGTACCAGCCGGACAACCTCGCGTCGCTCAAGGCGTTTACGCTGGAGTACTGGGACGAGACCTCCGGCAGCTGGAAGGCGCTGGCGACGGTGGACGATTACAACGGCGCCGTCTACACCGCCAACTTTGACCCGAAGACGACCAGCCGCATCCGCCTCTCGGTCACGGCCACCCACGGCGACGCCCCCGTCAGGCTTACGGAGATCCAGGTGGGGCAGTACAACCGGGGCGCGGCCGCCGAGATGAGCCGGTATCTGCGCCAGCTGCTCGACGTGGAGAGCGGCATGGTGGAGAACCGGGAGAAGACGCTGGCGAGCCAGATCAAGCGAATCCGGGACACGATCGGCCGCCTGGAGGAGCAGCTGACGGCCCGTCAGAAGCAGCTGGAGGCCCAGTTTGCGCGCATGGAGGAGGCCCTGGCCAGGCTGCAGGCACAGGGCAACGCCTTCGCCGCCATGTTGATGGGCTTCTACTCCTGA
- the fliS gene encoding flagellar export chaperone FliS, whose amino-acid sequence MTNVNGLNQYRTYQAETVAPEDQIALLYQGAQRFIDRAVAALEQERFIEVSENVGKAQRIFAELSAALNPAAGEISQNLARLYDYWTWRLSQGLIRKDAAALREVSATVGDLAGAWAEAARQVRVQRAQAHG is encoded by the coding sequence ATGACCAACGTGAACGGCCTCAACCAGTATCGGACCTACCAGGCAGAGACGGTCGCCCCGGAAGATCAGATCGCCCTGCTGTACCAAGGGGCGCAGCGCTTCATCGACAGAGCCGTGGCCGCGCTGGAGCAGGAGCGCTTCATTGAAGTGAGCGAGAACGTCGGCAAGGCGCAGCGCATCTTCGCCGAGCTGTCTGCAGCCCTGAACCCCGCCGCGGGGGAGATTTCGCAAAATCTTGCCCGCCTTTACGACTACTGGACCTGGCGCCTGAGCCAGGGGCTCATCCGCAAGGACGCCGCGGCCCTCCGTGAGGTCTCCGCCACGGTGGGCGATCTGGCCGGCGCCTGGGCCGAGGCGGCCCGCCAGGTCAGGGTTCAGCGGGCGCAGGCCCATGGCTGA